A portion of the Girardinichthys multiradiatus isolate DD_20200921_A chromosome 23, DD_fGirMul_XY1, whole genome shotgun sequence genome contains these proteins:
- the LOC124860434 gene encoding uncharacterized protein DDB_G0286299-like, producing MSVNASQLDLNQLIYRHLKEHGFLSAAEELQRHSPQEEANPSVSLLDIYKSWLKDPKKKKRPNSAKCSKSGQEKTSSKATSGRKMDKTVKNPASPKKSVRAKRKKTDETPGQSVVKAKKSKLNTTEKAAADGSDSDSSLDVEKWKKLLDQLTEADVAKMETINALFSSEPQPEKKRVRKPRAKPLSKTDAPVQQNVVTTGQNEKIEEKVVTQTPAKKGRKENAAHVSTTGTLSPNKRGKTPEKQTQLQDMVVPVNTQDNKTDEMAPEPKKKKKENEETEGNANETNGDGKDRKQKKRNGITEQEDVDKTEEKTEESNRNTENISELGLQKKKAKKKEKEKTRSEEESAQIDEKKEKKVADNEAASAQLVQEIKPNTNANKFGSNKNSEQNVQDKKAKKKKEKNYVDANLEQVPMAEVHDIKQNVEEKENSEKIGKKKKAKEKKGKTTSEEDETQIHEKKKNKMLNNEGHLEQADTNVEQTATNTNEAGNNKKSEQNVHRKKAKKKKEKNNMEGNLEHATVAEEKNNKPNVEVKENSEQICEKKKAKEKNEKPSNEENSTQIHEKKKKKMLNNEEHLEQEDTHVEQTTTNTNEATSNIKSEPNVQGKTAKRKKEKHNMEVNLEHAAVGEGENKPTVKDKGNSGQNGSEKKAKKKKKESVISKESPEEEVQEKKAKKKNKRSDKDHLNEDDHTDNTSTLETSEWSLETTSPPKKKKRKKNKLKLDEVPDEEQKDFSTTQANSADVHNKGIESKSTKS from the exons ATGTCTGTGAACGCATCACAGCTGGACCTGAACCAGCTGATCTACCGCCATTTGAAGGAGCACGGTTTCCTTTCAGCTGCAGAGGAGCTCCAGAGGCACAGCCCACAG GAGGAGGCAAACCCATCCGTGTCTTTATTGGACATCTACAAATCATGGCTAAA GGACCCGAAAAAGAAAAAGCGTCCTAACTCAGCAAAATGCTCCAAATCTGGACAAGAAAAGACTTCTTCTAAAG CCACGTCAGGAAGGAAGATGGATAAAACCGTTAAAAACCCAGCATCACCAAAGAAG tccgttagagcaaaaaggaaaaaaacggATGAAACGCCAGGTCAAAGTgttgttaaagcaaagaaatcTAAGCTTAACACAACAGAGAAAGCTGCTGCTGATGGATCAGACTCCGACAGCAGTCTGGATGTGGAAAAGTGGAAGAAACTGCTCGACCAGTTGACAG AAGCCGATGTAGCCAAGATGGAAACCATCAACGCTCTGTTCTCCTCTGAACCCCAACCCGAGAAAAAGAGAGTCAGAAAGCCGCGAGCCAAACCTCTATCCAAAACTGATGCTCCTGTCCAGCAAAATGTTGTGACAACTGGACAGAATGAAAAGATTGAAGAGAAAGTTGTGACACAGACACCAGCAAAGAAGGGCAGGAAAGAAAATGCAGCGCATGTGTCCACCACAGGCACGCTGAGCCcaaataaaagaggaaaaacacctgaaaaacaaacacaattacAAGATATGGTCGTCCCTGTAAATACCcaggacaataaaactgatgaAATGGCACCCGAAcccaagaaaaagaagaaggaaaacgaggagactgaaggGAATGCAAATGAGACCAATGGTGATGGAAAAGACAGGAAGCAGAAGAAAAGGAATGGAATCACTGAGCAGGAGGATGTTGATAAGACAGAAGAAAAGACTGAAGAGAGCAACAGAAACACTGAGAACATTTCTGAGTTAGgtttacagaaaaagaaagcaaaaaaaaaggaaaaagagaaaaccaGGAGTGAGGAAGAATCAGCTCAAATAGATGAAAAGAAGGAGAAAAAGGTGGCTGATAACGAAGCTGCTTCAGCACAACTAGTTcaagaaataaaaccaaatacaaatgcaaataagTTTGGAAGCAACAAGAACTCTGAGCAAAATGTTCAGgataaaaaagcaaagaaaaagaaagaaaaaaattatgttgATGCAAATTTAGAGCAGGTACCTATGGCTGAGGTACATGACATAAAGCAAAAtgttgaagaaaaagaaaattctgaGAAAATAGGtaagaaaaagaaagcaaaggagaaaaaagggaaaacCACTAGTGAGGAAGATGAAACCCAAATtcatgaaaaaaagaagaacaaaatgcTTAATAATGAGGGGCATTTAGAACAGGCAGACACAAATGTAGAACAAACCGCAACAAATACAAATGAAGCTGGAAACAACAAGAAATCCGAGCAAAATGTTCACagaaagaaagcaaagaaaaagaaagagaaaaacaatatgGAAGGAAATTTAGAGCATGCAACTGTagcagaggaaaaaaacaacaaaccaaaTGTTGAAGTCAAAGAAAATTCTGAGCAAATATGtgagaaaaagaaagcaaaggagaaaaatgaaaaacccaGTAATGAGGAAAATTCAACCCAAATTcatgaaaagaagaagaaaaagatgcTTAATAATGAAGAGCATTTAGAACAGGAAGACACACATGTAGAACAAACCACAACAAATACAAATGAAGCTACAAGCAACATAAAATCAGAGCCAAATGTTCAGGGAAAGACagcaaagagaaagaaagaaaaacacaatatgGAGGTTAATTTAGAGCATGCCGCTGTAGGAGAGGGAGAAAACAAACCAACTGTTAAAGACAAAGGAAATTCAGGACAAAATGGTTcagaaaagaaagcaaagaagaagaaaaaagagtCTGTTATCAGCAAAGAATCGCCAGAGGAAGAAGTGcaagaaaagaaagcaaaaaagaagaacaagagGTCTGATAAAGACCATTTAAATGAAGATGATCATACAGACAATACATCTACATTAGAGACATCTGAGTGGAGCCTGGAGACTACAAGTCCTccaaaaaagaagaagagaa agaaaaacaaattaaaattggACGAGGTCCCAGATGAAGAACAAAAAGATTTCTCAACAACACAAGCCAACTCAGCTGACGTCCACAACAag GGAATAGAATCCAAGAGCACCAAGTCCTGA
- the arsia gene encoding arylsulfatase I, translating to MATTTLTGFSVMSLLSLAYLSWDLMSPNQVENEPDPTFNVKSPVQQPPHIIFIMTDDQGFNDIGYHSSDIRTPVLDKLAADGVKLENYYVQPICTPSRSQLITGRYQIHTGLQHSIIRPRQPNCLPFDQVTLPQRLQQLGYSTHMVGKWHLGFYKKECLPTRRGFDTYLGSLTGSMDYYTYESCDGPRLCGFDLHEGESVSWRRRGKYSTHLYTQRVRKILAAHDPLSQPLFIFLSFQAVHTPLQCPQEYLYPYNELENFARRKYAAMVSSVDEAVRNITYALRKYGYYKNSILIFSTDNGGQPLSGGSNWPLRGRKGTYWEGGVRGLGFVHSPLLRKKRRVSKALVHITDWYPTLVGLAGGNESLTEGVDGYNVWEAISEGKESPRFEILHNIDPLYNHARTGSLQKGFGIWNTAIQASIRAGDWKLLTGDPGYGDWIPPPILPGFPREYWNLERHIKPSKSLWLFNVSGDPYERFDLSEQRPDVVKELLARLVYYNRTAVPVRYPSEDPQADPQLNGGAWGPWMEDEEEETWDYQKENMEWKRKLKMFKSRSIFRGLNTRMMSNRI from the exons ATGGCAACAACAACCCTGACTGGTTTCTCAGTGATGAGCCTGCTCAGCCTTGCGTACCTGAGCTGGGATCTGATGAGCCCCAATCAGGTGGAAAATGAGCCTGACCCAACTTTTAATGTCAAGTCTCCTGTCCAGCAACCTCCTCATATAATCTTTATCATGACAGATGACCAGGGTTTCAATGACATTGGCTATCACAGCTCTGACATTAGGACACCGGTACTGGATAAACTAGCTGCAGATGGTGTAAAGCTGGAGAATTATTACGTGCAGCCCATCTGTACACCATCCCGAAGTCAGCTCATCACCGGCAG GTACCAAATTCATACTGGTCTCCAGCACTCCATCATCCGTCCTCGCCAGCCCAATTGCCTTCCCTTCGACCAGGTCACACTCCCTCAGAGACTTCAGCAGCTTGGCTACTCCACCCACATGGTTGGCAAGTGGCACCTGGGATTCTACAAGAAGGAGTGTTTGCCCACTCGACGAGGTTTTGACACATATTTAGGCTCTCTGACGGGCAGCATGGACTACTACACGTATGAATCCTGTGATGGCCCCAGGCTTTGTGGCTTCGACCTCCATGAGGGGGAGTCAGTTTCTTGGAGACGCAGGGGTAAATACTCTACACATCTGTACACACAGAGAGTTCGCAAGATCCTGGCAGCCCATGATCCTCTGTCCCAGCCACTCTTCATCTTCCTGTCCTTTCAAGCTGTTCACACACCTCTGCAGTGTCCTCAGGAGTACCTCTACCCATATAATGAACTGGAGAACTTTGCGCGTAGAAAGTATGCTGCAATGGTCTCATCTGTAGATGAGGCTGTTCGTAACATAACCTATGCTCTCCGCAAATATGGATACTACAAAAACAGCATTCTAATTTTCTCCACTGATAATGGGGGCCAGCCTTTGTCTGGGGGCAGCAATTGGCCACTTAGAGGACGTAAAGGTACTTACTGGGAAGGTGGTGTCCGAGGTTTAGGGTTTGTCCATAGCCCTCTCTTAAGAAAGAAGAGGAGGGTTAGTAAAGCACTGGTACACATTACTGACTGGTATCCCACATTGGTGGGATTAGCAGGCGGCAATGAGTCCCTTACTGAGGGGGTTGATGGGTACAATGTCTGGGAGGCCATCAGTGAAGGAAAAGAGTCACCCAGATTTGAGATCCTCCACAACATCGACCCTTTGTACAACCATGCACGCACTGGCTCCCTGCAGAAAGGATTTGGGATTTGGAATACTGCCATTCAAGCCTCCATACGAGCAGGAGACTGGAAACTCCTGACCGGAGACCCTGGTTATGGAGATTGGATCCCACCTCCTATTCTTCCTGGTTTTCCCAGAGAGTATTGGAACCTGGAGCGTCACATTAAACCCAGCAAATCATTGTGGCTCTTTAACGTCTCTGGAGACCCCTACGAACGGTTTGACCTGTCTGAACAGAGACCTGATGTTGTGAAAGAGCTCCTAGCCAGACTGGTGTACTACAACCGGACAGCAGTACCAGTAAGGTACCCATCAGAGGACCCACAGGCAGACCCCCAATTGAACGGAGGAGCCTGGGGTCCCTGGATggaagatgaggaggaagagaCCTGGGATTACcagaaagaaaacatggaatggAAGAGGAAGCTTAAGATGTTCAAAAGCAGGTCAATTTTCAGAGGACTCAACACAAGGATGATGTCTAACAGAATATAG